The Punica granatum isolate Tunisia-2019 chromosome 4, ASM765513v2, whole genome shotgun sequence sequence TCGTTCGTCAAAATCAGATGGTGCTTAGTCTTCACAAGAGAGCGCTCCTACTATAACAAcatcaaatgaaaattattattttttttcggtgataaacctcaaatgaaaattgatatagtaCCATGGTCACGAATCCTATAGGTGAAGTTGCTTTTTCTCTCTAACTTCTTCTTGGTCTATTCCTTCTTGGAATAATCTTTGCACctaaaaaagtcaaaaaatttCAGCCTAAATCATCTCAGACCATACGACAATCAGGAATTGGCCGGAACTCAATTCGAAACAGTTCCAGAAACTTTCCAAGTCTCTATCACTTACAGTCATGAGAGAAGTTTCAaactttcataaaataagagaaccGATGAGCAATACTGTTGCACAATGAGAGAGATGAGGGGGGGAGGGGGCATATGACTTTGGTTGAAACTAGAATCGTAAAATCGGtctgattctacgattctgcgattcgaatcgcgattcagtCACGATTATACCTTCTCGATTCATGTCATGGAATCGGAATCGGTAACTACCcattgaatcgtagaatcgtaagattctacgattcgaatcgcgattttAACAACCATGAACGTACAAGTGCTCCACTCTCTCCTATCCGTTGAATGCAAATTTAATTGCTTAATCCGAAGGGCACATGCTGTGTGCTAGTCTATTTATTTGTACTCtttctttattcttttcttattttttttgtgatgCATTCCGGTATCTACAAACTCAATATATAAtaccgactaattcagtttaaGCCGAGCCAGCTCACTTAGAAGTAAAATTTTCTTagtataaattttctcaattcagaAGACTTGAACTCAATATTTTGTTTAAGGCAAAAAAGATATCGACCCACTTATATCAATTCAAATTGGTTATAAAATTAGTAACATGAAACAAATTAATTCCATATCACTCTTAGCCAAAAGTTGATAACTAGCGGTTAATGATGAATGGacaatcttttattttttcaaataaattatttagcGTAATGACATTGCTAGCAAATCAGAGTGGCGCAGCTGAAGCGTCATGGGTCCATAACCCACAGGTCCCAGGTATAAATCTGTTTCTGATAAATTAGAGTGGGTTCCTctgcaaaatttttaaaaaaaaattaccccAAGCAAGCACGCCATCCCTGTGGCCAATAAAAAACAGAAAGCTCAAACTATGAATTTTCCAAGTTCAACCAAACACTCTCTAATATCTTTATATTACCATGTCATATATTATGTAGAGAATCGACAATCTTCATTCTCTACTTTAGGAAACGCATAAATGGATTGGAGACAAACCCAGACACACTATTCTTAATTAACTAACTAGCAAAGATGCAAAAATACTGTAAATCACTCACTGCCAGGGAGCAAAATGACgcgaatgaatgaatataagaAAGATTTTATCTTAATGTAATCGCACATATTTTTATCCAAATGTGATCGAGAAACTtgaataatttgaattgaattagcGGCCTAGATAAGTTTTCCTCTCTCCCCCGCATAGTTATCTTGCTTTACTAACTGCAAGGAACTCCATGGATCTCTCACATTAATTCTAGTATTTTACCAATTGATACCCACCTCTCTCTTCTGAACTTATGATGATATCGTTGCTATCCATGACTCAAGCAAAAATAATGCTAACCGCGAAATCAATTCAAACAAATGATCCCAATCGAAAGTCACGAAGATAccaaatcttcttcttcatacACACGGTTCACCATTCATACATCTAAAAAGTTTCGCCTCGGCAACAATGGATTCTACAAGAACACATCTGTTCTGCCCCTGGCGAGCTCACTCCctacaaaattaaatattagaGGCCTATTTTCCTCACAATCCCACCCTGTTGTCAGCAGCATTTCTAGTTCCCCTTTTATTGTCTTGCTTTCTTCCTTCCATTCGTCCAACAACAatacatttttaatttatgtaaCCAAACTACAAGATCCAAGAACCAATCATATCCTACTAACAGTCACCCAGAAGCCACGGCATCGGTCCTGGGTTTTGAGTCTAATAGCTGCTGCAGCTTCGCGCCCGCACTTGAGTTCTTCCTGTAAGTCTCGTCCTCTACCTTGCTGCTTCTGTCCATCGAGCCTGAGTAGTTGTTTACCCTAGGAAGGAGGTTTTCCGTACTTATAAGCACGGAACCATTCTAATTGAACTGACTATGTATTCTATCACCACTCTTCGCTGACTATGTATTCTGTCATCTCCAGCCCATCTATCTCTCGAACTCCGAAAAACCAACCTCGAACCCGATCCCAAGCAAGCGTCACTGTCCGAATCGAGAAATCGATGATCCCCTACTCCTACACCTTCAAATTGAAAATGCCCTCTTCCTGCTCAAAGCAATTTGGACTAAAGGGAACCTGCTTCTTAATAAAACCTGAACGACGATAATGTTTCTCGTGAGAATTTCAAGAGGCAACTTGTGCAAACAAAGCCTGTTGTCCACAAACCCCAGCACGCCTCTACATGGACACGGGACATAGAAGCCCAAACAATTTCGAGAACTTGGAGCGGAAGGACCATGGGGTGACGCACAGAGCAGGGAGACCAAAAATGGTTGTTGGCGACCTCGTCCGAGCAGTAGGGGCGCTGGCAGGTCCTCCGCCCCCTTCCCTCTCTTTGCCCTGCTTCCTAATGCTTGCTATgaattccctttttttttcatttttattgttattttctaattttcaaatgTAATTTTTTACTAAAAGCAATTAGTTTTGGATGGAAAAAGTAACGGTAGGACCAAATTGAGCAAAAGAGGTAATGTACGACGAAATCAAACAAAGACAAAGATTTAGgacgaaaatgaaaaagcaaCCAAAGGTTGAGGATCAAAAATAACTTTTTacgaataatttattttcaatcatgTAAAAAGTTGAGAAAAATTTATCGCGTAACACGTGAGACTGGTTTCGACGGACTATGGATCTCATTACTTATATACGATCCACTACTTATATATGCTTGCAACGAAATCTCCTACATGGTatttaacatatataaatctTAATTCACACACGATAATTTTATtgtcaataaaaatataaatccaTTGATACATCGAGAATTCTTGAAAACAATATGAAATGATTATGATATGATACCCAGTTGTTATATATgaatttcaaagaaaaataGTCATGATTCATCTCGTCTTACTTTTCTAGTGCTATTTATATACTATAATTTACTATTTACCTCTGCGAGGTAACATAGTTTGAAAagtacacacatatatatatatatatatatatatacattttttaagGAAGTAAACTCATGTACTTACACTTAATCagatatatgtaatatatatatatatatattaattataagcaATTAAAAATGTCCTTGTCTAGCAAGTTGACGgagataaaaatattaatgcaAGCCTCTCCCGTATGAATAAACTACGCATATTACCTATCAAAGAAAAAACTACATAGCTCACCTTCGATCATCATTTTCATATCGAATTAGGTCGAGTCTTCCTTTGTTTTTTGGTGGAAAGACGGGGCAAAAGCCCAAgctaaattaaaaaatacaatagCTAGTATGGAAGTCCTGGAAATATCGCCCAGcaatagaaaatttatgacaTTTGGAACCGAatgcaaaaaatgaaaatccgAAGGCAAAGAAATAACTGTTCTCGCTAGCCAATCCGCAAAACAATTGCCCTCTCTGAGGTCGAGTCATCTTTTAGAATTAGGGAATTCATAAAactatgataattttttagcCATTATGTTGATGAGTTTATGCATAAACACACACGCACATGCTATCTTACAGTCAACGTTGATTGCATGCATGAATGATTTGACCAAGGCTGTTAtcatgcctttttttttccatcaaaGGGTAATGAAATCCATTCCACAGCAAAATCCAAATACAAACGAAAATATCCAAGCGTAAACTACCAGAGCGGAATACATCAATTGATTTGCCATGGAAAACTAGAAAGAAAGAtacatgtaaaaaaaaatctcatcaGGAAAGAACCGTACAATTGGAGATTGTCATCCTAAAACTAATAATCTTGATCATTAGGGGTGTAAACAGTTCTGGTGGGTCGGTGTCTCAAGTTATTTTTCAGGCTCCGAATTTTTCGGTTTGGGTATTTTTGGAGGTGAAACCCGACCAATAACcatatactatatatacacacacaaaacAATTGCTATTGGGGTCAGGTTCTCGGGTAATCCAAGTTTacaagtaaaaaataaattaaattaaattataatggCTTCTAAAATAGCAAGATATCGAACCAACTAGCCAAAATTCACTCAAGTGGACACTTAGCCACAAATAAAATACAATTAGCCACAATATACATCCAATTAGCCGGGGGAGGAGTGGAGTGAATTTgtgtttttctaattttattttgataatctaataaaatttaaattcggGTCGGGCTTGTTGCATCTTTAGAACCGATACCCAACTCGAGAACCGAAATTGAAGAGGAAAACCACCCAAATTCTCACGTGGGTTTTCGGGTTGATTCGACTCATTTTCAAGTTTTGGgtattttcattttccccTACTGATCATGACCTTCTATCAAGATGTTGAATTCATAATCTTTTGCATGTATGTAAAAGCACTGCTGTCGGGCTTTGATCGTTGGATATATATCAAATCGTGTCCCAGTACGGTTAGAGAAAGTCCCATCGGTCGACTTAAAAAGGAATTAAACATGTCTTTCTCCATaatgatgaggatgaggattCGATCAACAatgcctctcttttcttttcttttctttttttggggatAAGGGatagaaatttaattaaataaaaagggTGTCTAAGAAGTACAATCAAGAATGCCTTTGTCAAACTATCTCATAAAGTTTGTCGAAAGTGAAAGCAAGGAGTTTATGGCCCGTTATCCAAAGAGCTCGAAATTGCCACTCCAACATTATTTATGTTGATTTCGATCATTTATAAAATGATATTCGAATTTTGCATTCGCATGCAGTAATTTagagagaagaaaatatgACAATGAGTAGGATTTAAAGAACAAATATCGgattagaaaaatttatgggACAACATAACACGGAACAGACAAACAATCACTGGCTAATAGGCCATCTCTTCTACAATCAAATTGAATTCTTGGCGAATTGAGGGCTCTCAACTACCAAAACGGAATCGGCTCCGACTGAACTAAAACTAACGGTATCACCGGTGCCGTTGAGGAGCTCAGAATCCACTCAGCATCACTGACGGTCCACTGGTGGGTCCCGCGATCCGACGTGTCACGTGATTGATACTAACGCAGGCATGCTGCTGAAGGAGGGTCGTCGATGAACTCGTCCTGAGATGCAATCGGACGGTCACAAGAACACGATTTCAACTTATCTCTGAAGAAGTAGCCCGCACAGGAACCCGCCACCGATGGAAGCCCTCCGCGCGCTCTTTCCCGCCAACTCCCGTAACCCGTTCCACTCCTTGAGGACCGTTGATGCGGTTGAAGATGAGGAGGTCGTCGAATCACAGCCGTCCGAGAAATCGGCGGAGTAGCAGCAAGAGTTATCGCACGACTCGGCACAGGAGGTGAGCACCGCCTCGGAGCTCAACTTCTTGCGGCGGCGGCCCTCCCTTTTCGGACGGAGATTCTCTCCCATCAGGTCTCGGTAACCGATTGCCGTCCCTCCCTTCAGCGCCGCGAAATCCGAGCCGTTGATCAGTGTCGCCCCAAGGTTCAGCACCCCATGGATCCTTTTCATCAGGAAATTCACACTCATCAGAAAAGATATtattaaagagagagagagagagagagagagagagagagagagagagaagcaaaagaaaaaaaattaattccacATCCACATTGGGCCGGGGTTAAAAGTAAAACTAAAGAtccaaagaaaagagaagagggGCCAGATTGAGCCACTCACTTTCCCGATGGACGCCGGATTCCGAGGGCGGTGAAAGAAGGGGTTTTGGTGCCGGCATCGGAGGTGGAGAGGACGTTGCTGAGGAGCAGCCGAGCGGATCCAACGGGGTAGTCCCTGATGTAACCGACGGCGAATATGTCGACGGTGACAGCTGAGGTGTCGCCGGCGAGGAACTCGTTGGAGACCCGGAAGAAGAACTTGTCGTTCCAGGTGGGGTTCTCGCCCCCGACCCTGTCGACACGCGTCCGAAGCTTAGTGGCAGGGTCTACCCACACGACGGCGTAGGTCTCCGTGCGGCGCATGTTAGAAGGCGGCGGTTTCAGTTTCTGAGCGGAGATGATGTGGACTTCGAGGATCGAACGTCTTTCCATACTATTAACTACCCAGCTAGGAATAGCACTGTGAAGTGAGTAGTTAGTTTTACAAGGCCCAAACTCAAAGCAAGAAGAGAAGCAGATGGGGGGCGAAGGAAGAGCACCAGCTGCCGGCGACGGGGCCAGAAAGGCGG is a genomic window containing:
- the LOC116202625 gene encoding uncharacterized protein LOC116202625; translated protein: MERRSILEVHIISAQKLKPPPSNMRRTETYAVVWVDPATKLRTRVDRVGGENPTWNDKFFFRVSNEFLAGDTSAVTVDIFAVGYIRDYPVGSARLLLSNVLSTSDAGTKTPSFTALGIRRPSGKIHGVLNLGATLINGSDFAALKGGTAIGYRDLMGENLRPKREGRRRKKLSSEAVLTSCAESCDNSCCYSADFSDGCDSTTSSSSTASTVLKEWNGLRELAGKSARRASIGGGFLCGLLLQR